From the genome of Fusarium keratoplasticum isolate Fu6.1 chromosome 11, whole genome shotgun sequence, one region includes:
- a CDS encoding Heterokaryon incompatibility protein — MSPVSNKVIFNGHLRLCQACKTIFRAYEQGAIVVQMLHHGSLESMTQAVASGCYICAMVFADIERDRQTAALAPFPCRWETRCSIFENETEDPLRKLEVNHLTVFSNVRRKTVRHAPTKFRLLPCPGIGDIRLGRRSLGLGHDTSSPATLDLALEWLRSCRDSHAQCSLLFSERKSWQPTRLLDIGDREDYWTLRTSPIPNESVQYMTLSYRWGTSPSLKLLNDNIDVMRQGLPLSQLPRTFQDVVTIARRFSIRYIWIDALCIIQDSELDWEREAPTMRHVYGRSICNIAASAASGPDSGLFRTRDEDEVLPGAIELPLLATEGVSGKKFLLFDKGYWDRQLAGGPLHKRGWVFQECLLAPRVLYFTKNQIMWECFHETKCEGFPNGMHHHESLKDLAWFGGSEEGHGGEHTCERLGEMTLQTHVLWNYLLERYTSCSLTLHKDRLPAFSGIAELFGHFSGDEYLAGLWRSKLIDQLIWRVPRPKPKPQMQQGLPSWSWASVDGQVKSANISSEREYLISIIKVKTGNASQGLPAPAPWGSLRLTGALSALRGNKFDDNHYDSNDSKIINARFYIDNLDIDLEDPTHDMYILPVLTLHPWLPPRPSTTQIIGLVLTRAPERGLNSFRRVAQFSTDYTKDIKRLGFDISSRGLASLSSAQLLTEISLV; from the exons ATGTCTCCTGTCAGCAACAAGGTCATATTTAATGGACATCTTCGTCTATGCCAAGCGTGCAAAACTATCTTCCGCGCTTATGAGCAAGGCGCGATAGTCGTGCAGATGCTGCACCATGGGTCCTTAGAGTCCATGACACAAGCAGTAGCATCGGGTTGCTACATTTGCGCCATGGTCTTTGCCGACATCGAGCGAGACCGCCAAACGGCTGCCTTGGCCCCATTTCCATGCAGATGGGAGACAAGGTGCAGCATATTTGAGAATGAGACAGAGGACCCTTTGAGAAAGTTAGAAGTGAACCATTTAACAGTCTTTTCGAATGTGCGTCGCAAGACGGTTCGACATGCTCCTACTAAATTCCGGCTTTTGCCGTGTCCAG GCATTGGCGATATCAGACTCGGTAGGCGATCTCTTGGCCTAGGTCATGATACATCGTCACCGGCTACACTGGATTTGGCGCTGGAATGGCTTAGGTCTTGCCGCGACTCCCACGCACAGtgcagcctcctcttcagcgaACGTAAAAGTTGGCAGCCGACTCGTCTGCTTGATATCGGCGACAGGGAGGATTACTGGACGCTCCGAACTTCCCCAATCCCCAATGAGTCGGTGCAGTACATGACCCTCAGCTATCGATGGGGAACAAGTCCTAGCTTGAAACTTCTCAATGACAACATTGACGTGATGCGCCAAGGACTTCCCCTCTCACAGCTCCCTAGGACTTTCCAAGACGTAGTCACCATCGCTAGGCGATTCTCGATTCGCTACATCTGGATAGATGCCCTTTGCATTATACAAGACTCGGAGCTTGACTGGGAGCGGGAGGCTCCCACTATGCGACACGTGTATGGCCGCTCGATTTGCAATATTGCAGCGTCCGCGGCATCTGGTCCAGATAGCGGGCTCTTTCGAACaagagacgaggacgaagTACTACCTGGTGCTATTGAACTACCGTTACTCGCTACTGAGGGCGTATCAGGGAAGAAGTTCCTATTATTCGACAAAGGCTACTGGGATCGACAACTGGCCGGGGGACCGCTGCATAAACGTGGATGGGTTTTCCAAGAGTGCCTGCTGGCTCCGCGCGTTCTCTACTTCACTAAAAATCAGATCATGTGGGAGTGCTTCCACGAAACCAAATGCGAAGGGTTCCCAAACGGCATGCATCACCACGAGAGTCTGAAAGATCTTGCATGGTTTGGCGGCTCAGAGGAAGGTCATGGCGGGGAGCACACTTGTGAAAGACTCGGGGAGATGACACTGCAGACTCACGTGTTGTGGAACTACCTCCTGGAAAGATACACCTCCTGCAGCCTGACCCTACACAAAGATAGGCTACCAGCATTCTCGGGAATTGCAGAGTTGTTTGGCCACTTCAGCGGAGACGAATACCTAGCTGGGCTCTGGCGATCGAAACTCATCGATCAGCTGATTTGGCGCGTTCCTCgacccaagcccaagccccaGATGCAACAAGGGTTACCATCCTGGTCCTGGGCGTCGGTGGATGGGCAAGTTAAGTCAGCAAACATCTCTTCGGAGCGAGAGTACTTGATCTCTATCATCAAGGTGAAGACCGGGAATGCTTCCCAAGGATTGCCTGCTCCAGCCCCATGGGGCTCCTTGAGGCTGACTGGCGCTTTGTCTGCCCTCCGAGGGAATAAATTCGATGACAATCACTATGACAGCAATGACTCGAAAATTATCAACGCGCGGTTTTACATCGACAATCTTGATATCGATTTGGAAGACCCCACCCACGATATGTATATTCTTCCAGTCCTGACCTTACACCCTTGGCTTCCCCCTAGACCATCAACCACCCAAATTATCGGGCTAGTTCTAACACGGGCTCCTGAAAGAGGTCTTAATTCCTTCCGGAGGGTTGCCCAGTTCAGCACCGACTACACAAAGGACATCAAGCGACTAGGCTTTGATATATCATCTCGGGGTTTGGCTTCCCTGAGTAGCGCTCAGCTTCTCACCGAAATATCATTGGTATAA
- a CDS encoding C3H1-type domain-containing protein: MADPNPSPELKGPTVAACANQCLESFQQCLISASSVHPREVSMVEDQLARFSSWATSIGVFAPGPASMDHRLRYASEVQSVVTGLLESLNYRVQTCSKALAQLPESLTTDVSTTTNDRLGQSFLDIAAEITRLNKISNTIRRASKDTQVLKASNFQIKDEEGENVEPLLLSHFEHHIGDWFPGISETIRQRLTRAMLLRRKRILYRRHRQGNTSIRSENTIPQASVTLPDAQPAAESSLQTRSKEKGKKAAINRPAAKVAPSQIKSATTLAPEKFKMVSSSPSVVSASRTIASGKHQVLTYPPAPGFAVKRRYEKLKSQRMIETAEKITEPSLQELLESDLRAIGEITCPYCLYALPAAEVFDERKWQNHVKHDLDPYVCLFEDCDQPDVLYTHSDEWLGHLHQHGKVWRCSSHRQMGPFSTLEDYMKHMREVHETKLSDRQLRVVANRNSRKTTKLFPSCPLCGREESEVDGRLEDHLAGHLRSLALKSLPSYQDEIPDDAGDENNSIDGSRPRSRSTIREMEEEKEEMLQDGAGNFWDHWTPQLTQGISVNFLGDVYFELDLGDSEARVASLFFDTMVFKESAENLDDDPILQSILQQQLARIEVVDARTDDSSDLSVEQEVAGASKAPVGETSGQDEVDGALTQQTVDAEAVHAQPAIPGQHTDVDLPKGDETPERLIESTTQAHPVTELDIPADPESANLSKVPMGETPGQDEVGEAAAQRPTNAEASHIQDATSGQDTEVDLPKKDENPKPKPTAQSHLIGEPDIPVGLEKGYLSTVLKPVTCRHKKAGNTAGPEPANTETVNFKGSHPVHGMNGVYWVHRETTETNDPSRIDAAVSFINKVKDRFRDEPEVYKKFLEILQPYQPEQPPPLEDASLLASAMSRRGVVEHQYILQDVYAELTTLFEPAPDLFEELNQFIPQPYSQPKKDARPTKDILCRNVLIYGRCLDEGKGCAFNHDPDKGNTVSKTQTTQPPGALSKGSTSLEEKDDPPDPRRKRESGVYINGEKVMDLDRRSRPLTKRQSPSPSPGNAPGGSSPNQRPPRPAAAFDNQGSAASAPQARYASVPVAFHQPVSDGDYHPYPIAESDPLDGNYHPYPIPQSDRFKPPPPPSYLYPDDAFEADVEDDIPRPKNPRRKTRTSGIYVDGKKVRDPNRGNSPVGSRRERIVIVDNPPTPYTTPNALPYTTIGPRPVIIDERPRPRVEIEIVDDSRPRRHRHTSDVPNSTRSLKEESTHPRHASDVPRSARSLNDDYEELEKRRQRRREKRRQQEEADERLRARINKANAEIGDRPPVPPEPQRPSPYRRPPVELLDSEPNIVRAGRWDDLEQERRNEEAPRRALKEEEKEIQPSARVFEDEAELVEAVRRLQAEQDRYEEEARRLSQKEEGKGKGKEGEGKQPSVEFPNREAELIEAVRRLESERERREEKARRQARKEEMEEDEIQRRRLIERMKPRERSSVGASSRRHRVLYDEGSYRWE; the protein is encoded by the exons ATGGCTGACCCGAATCCCAGCCCGGAGCTCAAGGGACCGACTGTGGCCGCCTGTGCCAACCAGTGCCTGGAATCTTTCCAGCAATGCCTTATCAGCGCATCTTCAGTGCATCCACGAGAGGTCTCGATGGTGGAAGACCAACTTGCCAGATTCTCCAGCTGGGCTACTAGTATTGGCGTATTCGCCCCGGGGCCAGCTTCTATGGATCATCGCCTGCGATACGCCTCTGAAGTCCAGAGTGTCGTGACTGGTCTGTTGGAGTCCCTCAACTACCGTGTTCAGACCT GCTCGAAAGCCCTTGCTCAACTTCCAGAATCCTTAACGACAGATGTCTCCACGACAACAAACGATCGGTTGGGGCAATCATTTCTTGATATCGCCGCTGAGATCACTCGTCTCAACAAGATCTCCAACACAATTCGTCGGGCCAGCAAAGATACTCAGGTGCTCAAAGCAAGTAACTTCCAAAtcaaagatgaggagggcgaaAATGTCGAGCCACTCCTTCTGAGCCATTTTGAACATCACATTGGCGACTGGTTTCCCGGTATCAGCGAAACCATCCGGCAGAGGCTCACTCGAGCAATGCTCCTCAGACGGAAAAGAATTCTGTACAGGAGGCATCGCCAAGGGAATACTTCTATCCGTTCTGAAAATACCATTCCTCAAGCTTCTGTCACATTACCTGATGctcagccagcagcagagtCTTCGTTGCAAACCAGGTCAAAGgaaaaaggcaaaaaggCCGCTATCAACAGGCCGGCGGCCAAAGTGGCACCCTCACAAATTAAAAGCGCCACTACCTTGGCTCCAGAGAAGTTCAAAATGGTTTCCTCCAGTCCATCGGTCGTCTCAGCAAGCAGGACAATCGCGTCAGGTAAACACCAGGTTCTGACCTATCCGCCCGCGCCTGGCTTCGCTGTCAAACGGAGGTATGAGAAGCTCAAAAGCCAACGAATGATTGAGACAGCGGAGAAGATCACAGAACCGAGTCTTCAGGAGCTACTGGAGTCAGACCTTCGAGCAATAGGGGAAATCACCTGCCCGTATTGCCTTTATGCTCTTCCAGCCGCCGAAGTCTTTGATGAGCGAAAGTGGCA AAATCACGTCAAGCATGACCTAGACCCTTACGTCTGTCTTTTTGAGGACTGCGATCAGCCCGACGTTCTGTATACTCACAGTGATGAATGGCTTGGCCACTTGCATCAACACGGCAAGGTTTGGCGATGCTCTTCTCATCGCCAGATGGGCCCATTTTCTACCCTCGAAGACTACATGAAACACATGCGGGAGGTGCACGAAACCAAGCTCAGCGACAGGCAACTCCGAGTGGTGGCAAACAGGAATAGCCGTAAGACAACCAAGCTTTTTCCATCATGTCCCCTGTGCGGGAGAGAGGAGTCTGAAGTCGACGGCCGTCTCGAGGATCACCTCGCCGGGCACCTGAGATCCCTTGCCCTCAAATCACTTCCAAGCTACCAAGACGAGATTCCAGATGATGCTGGGGATGAAAACAACAGCATTGACGGGTCGCGACCACGAAGCAGAAGTACCATtagagagatggaggaagagaaggaggagatgcttcAAGATGGAGCAGGAAACTTCTGGGACCATTGGACTCCTCAGCTGACTCAAGGTATTTCAGTCAACTTTCTGGGAGATGTTTACTTTGAGCTAGATCTGGGGGACAGCGAGGCCCGGGTTGCCAGTCTGTTTTTCGATACCATGGTCTTCAAAGAATCGGCCGAGAATCTTGATGATGACCCGATTCTTCAGTCCATCCTGCAACAGCAACTGGCAAGAATAGAGGTTGTCGATGCCAGAACAGATGACAGTTCGGATCTTTCTGTGGAACAAGAGGTGGCTGGTGCTTCAAAAGCTCCCGTGGGCGAAACATCTGGACAGGATGAAGTTGATGGCGCGCTCACACAACAAACTGTCGATGCTGAAGCCGTTcatgcccagccagccatccCCGGACAACACACCGATGTTGACCTTCCAAAGGGAGACGAGACACCTGAAAGACTGATTGAATCGACGACGCAGGCTCATCCAGTTACAGAGTTGGATATCCCAGCGGACCCAGAGAGCGCCAATTTGTCGAAAGTTCCCATGGGCGAGACGCCTGGGCAGGATGAAGTTGGGGAGGCGGCCGCACAAAGGCCCACCAATGCCGAAGCTTCTCATATCCAGGATGCCACTTCTGGACAAGACACCGAGGTTGACCTTCCAAAGAAAGATGAGAATCCAAAGCCTAAACCGACGGCACAGTCTCACCTAATTGGAGAACCGGATATTCCAGTCGGCCTAGAGAAGGGCTATTTGTCGACAGTTCTTAAACCCGTGACATGCCGGCACAAAAAGGCTGGTAACACAGCCGGGCCAGAGCCTGCCAATACTGAAACTGTCAATTTCAAGGGAAGCCATCCTGTACATGGCATGAACGGTGTCTACTGGGTGCACCGGGAAACTACTGAGACAAACGACCCCAGCCGGATCGACGCTGCTGTTAGCTTCATTAATAAGGTCAAG GATCGCTTTCGGGACGAGCCGGAGGTTTACAAAAAATTCCTTGAGATTCTTCAACCCTATCAGCCCGAACAACCACCACCTTTGGAGGACGCTTCTTTGTTGGCATCAGCGATGTCTCGAAGAGGGGTTGTTGAGCACCAGTACATATTGCAGGATGTTTACGCTGAACTTACCACTCTCTTCGAACCCGCCCCCGATCTCTTTGAAGAGTTGAATCAGTTCATACCACAGCCCTACAGCCAGCCAAAAAAGGACGCCCGACCGACAAAGGACATACTATGCCGAAACGTTCTGATCTACGGTCGCTGCCTCGACGAGGGTAAAGGTTGCGCATTCAACCACGACCCAGACAAAGGAAATACGGTCTCTAAAAC TCAAACAACTCAGCCGCCGGGTGCGCTGTCGAAGGGTTCCACGtctctggaggagaaggacgacCCCCCCGATCCCCGGAGGAAACGGGAATCGGGTGTCTATATTAATGGGGAAAAGGTAATGGATCTGGACCGCCGGAGCCGCCCACTCACAAAACGTCAATCCCCATCACCTTCCCCTGGAAATGCACCAGGTGGATCCTCACCAAACCAAAGACCTCCGAGGCCAGCTGCGGCTTTTGACAACCAAGGATCTGCAGCCTCAGCACCTCAGGCCCGGTATGCAAGTGTCCCCGTGGCCTTCCATCAACCGGTAAGCGATGGTGACTACCACCCATATCCCATTGCTGAAAGTGATCCTTTGGATGGTAACTACCACCCGTATCCCATTCCTCAAAGTGATCGCTTTAaaccgccgccgccccctTCATACCTTTACCCCGATGATGCCTTCGAGGCCGACGTTGAAGATGATATCCCACGCCCGAAAAACCCTCGACGGAAGACTCGCACTTCAGGTATCTACGTCGACGGGAAGAAGGTGCGAGATCCAAACCGCGGAAACTCCCCAGTGGGATCTCGCCGTGAGCGTATTGTCATAGTCGACAACCCGCCGACTCCCTACACTACACCCAATGCCTTGCCCTACACCACAATAGGTCCTCGGCCAGTGATCATTGACGagcgccctcgccctcgcgtCGAGATCGAAATTGTTGACGATTCCCGACCGAGACGTCACCGGCACACCTCTGATGTACCCAACTCTACCCGgagcttgaaggaggagTCGACCCATCCCCGCCATGCATCCGATGTCCCTCGTTCTGCCCGTAGCTTGAATGACGACTACGAAGAGCTAGAGAAGCGACGGCAAAGACGCcgggagaagaggaggcaacAGGAAGAGGCAGACGAACGACTTCGGGCTCGCATTAACAAGGCAAATGCTGAGATCGGCGATCGTCCACCGGTTCCTCCTGAGCCCCAACGCCCTTCGCCCTACCGGCGGCCCCCcgtcgagcttctcgatTCTGAGCCAAACATCGTCAGAGCCGGACGATGGGATGATCTTGAGCAGGAACGCCGCAATGAAGAGGCCCCTCGGCGGGCTctgaaggaagaggaaaaggaaaTACAGCCCTCAGCCCGGGTTTTTGAGGACGAGGCAGAGCTTGTTGAGGCCGTACGGCGACTACAAGCTGAACAAGATCGCTATGAAGAGGAAGCTCGCCGGCTATCTCAGAAGGAagaggggaaggggaagggaaaAGAGGGGGAGGGAAAGCAGCCCTCGGTCGAGTTCCCCAATCGTGAAGCAGAGCTTATCGAAGCTGTGCGGCGGCTTGAATCGGAGCGGGAGCGTCGCGAAGAGAAAGCTCGCCGGCAGGCTcgaaaggaagagatggaggaagatgaaatCCAGCGAAGGCGTCTGATAGAGCGCATGAAACCGAGGGAACGCTCTTCTGTCGGCGCTAGTAGTCGGCGGCATCGGGTACTCTATGACGAGGGTAGCTACCGATGGGAATAG
- a CDS encoding Peptidase-S8 domain-containing protein, with the protein MRVCDTLGGTQVLEPAPAWPSELLKGVNLSVDAMAIPSEPKDGAGNEALLLDTVGTVLQMAKIARMNETNEEVRVFYSHLSWNCFRLQEHLTRARQAMSRLNGELVGQALSHLGSLVPETGLHELPSYPVTPELRLKMLYLHWDEARRRHDQTELDFIHRWLRPGLSEEQRHQVDKALETCADELDKQQPEQPSLKSVHKYTSPEINEPPYAVCKAAKSIYDALVNCKGCSCPDQHDFKAKLELGTYRSPAKKQVVKPARRRVRRGRGDDDASGGIELDMFLSMERDWHEFRVQTVQERVVRFDPPVDEAPCRGGKIVERYAKVERLCRPIIKTKIRALQRLILRLNSGELFEIGFEKSNFQIDHNAEPISLSQCFEDRQDFFTEKTKRILSLIIGYTVLHLHGTSWLQPGWGSSNIKFFQTTSCKTPLRPFIEAQLPKAGPDASAQGFQSMGDDVEDDDDELDSGHCCPEVVALAVVLMEVYFAKPFKRLAAMHDIQLIETNSGRITLMDVDQVFEGDEENEEGWRSQIPGDSPLLEAIDNCLDAELWEDDEGQPLDRVTLRSRMYQKVVRPLELDLTNGFRNIQLDEVDQYARNLDFGKWGQPMSSQESGDRAGLLSPREVLPIRSPSPGPFALLSPGQFAIGADGWKYMHHASRLHSLASISTPDIDSVSNSDFDYKAFQFFDDQVGDGEHSAVETDKYIRWKSEYGQVYKKFVGRYLQDPPSQPVKIAVLDTGIDRDHFVFEAREENLKGKKNCYNESQKNVPDTHGHGTFTANLILDYAPDASLYVIKIADKGNTRPDAKIVANAINHAIDKWDVDIISMSFGWPSSDFDGYNALQAAIDKAISRKVLMFAAAANSGGRLGRAYPASSSQVICVHSTNTNGSASDFSPTAEPNAINIATVGESVQSAWPMLLCQNNNADYLKSRSGTSYATPIVAGMAAFLLQYARLHLSEGEALALKRREKMEALLRRCAVRGPSYQPRDGYFFVHLSLDKHNLFGGELDWVSYEISRALKT; encoded by the exons ATGCGCGTGTGCGATACTCTCGGTGGTACTCAAGTCCTCGAGCCAGCTCCGGCGTGGCCATcggagctcctcaaaggcgTCAATTTGAGCGTTGACGCGATGGCCATACCCTCCGAGCCCAAAGATGGCGCTGGCAACGAAGCCCTCCTACTTGACACAGTGGGAACCGTTCTGCAGATGGCGAAAATAGCTCGGATGAACGAGACCAACGAAGAAGTCAGAGTCTTCTACAGCCACCTGAGCTGGAACTGCTTCAGACTTCAAGAACACTTGACACGCGCGCGGCAGGCAATGTCTCGTCTCAATGGAGAACTGGTCGGTCAGGCTCTGAGCCATCTCGGCTCCCTTGTCCCCGAGACCGGTCTCCACGAACTCCCTTCATACCCTGTCACACCAGAGCTCCGTCTCAAGATGCTCTACCTGCACTGGGATGAGGCGAGAAGGCGACATGACCAGACAGAACTCGATTTCATCCACCGGTGGTTGAGACCGGGGCTTTCCGAAGAGCAGAGACACCAGGTGGACAAGGCGTTGGAAACTTGTGCGGACGAACTCGACAAACAACAGCCCGAGCAACCCTCCTTAAAATCAGTTCACAAGTATACCTCTCCTGAGATTAACGAACCGCCATACGCTGTTTGCAAGGCAGCCAAATCGATTTACGATGCGTTAGTCAACTGCAAGGGCTGCTCATGCCCCGATCAGCATGacttcaaggccaagcttgaaCTAGGAACATACCGGAGCCCTGCGAAGAAGCAGGTAGTCAAGCCTGCTCGGAGACGAGTTCGAAGAGGCcgcggcgatgatgatgcaagCGGAGGCATTGAGCTAGACATGTTTCTCTCCATGGAGCGAGATTGGCACGAATTTCGCGTTCAAACTGTCCAAGAGAGAGTTGTTCGGTTTGACCCCCCAGTTGATGAGGCCCCATGCCGTGGGGGTAAAATCGTCGAGCGGTATGCAAAGGTGGAGAGGCTATGCAGGCCGATTATCAAGACGAAAATAAGGGCACTGCAACGACTGATCCTGAGGCTGAACAGTGGCGAGCTTTTTGAGATTGGCTTTGAGAAGAGCAACTTTCAAATCGATCACAACGCTGAGCCAATCTCTCTGTCTCAGTGCTTCGAAGACCGACAGGACTTTTTCACGGAAAAGACGAAGAGAATTCTCTCGCTCATCATCGGCTACACGgtccttcatcttcatggtACTTCATGGCTCCAGCCTGGATGGGGGTCATCGAATATCAAGTTCTTTCAGACCACGTCTTGCAAGACCCCCCTACGACCTTTTATCGAAGCACAACTACCCAAAGCTGGCCCCGACGCTTCAGCCCAAGGTTTTCAATCCATGGGTGACGATGtagaggacgatgatgacgagctGGATTCAGGGCATTGCTGTCCAGAAGTGGTGGCCCTGGCCGTTGTCCTAATGGAGGTGTATTTCGCCAAACCCTTCAAAAGATTAGCGGCCATGCACGATATTCAACTGATAGAAACTAATAGTGGGCGAATAACCCTCATGGATGTGGACCAGGTGtttgagggagatgaggaaaaTGAAGAAGGGTGGCGATCCCAGATCCCTGGAGACTCACCTCTGTTGGAAGCCATCGACAACTGCCTAGACGCAGAGTTgtgggaggatgatgaaggacaGCCCCTCGACAGAGTAACACTGAGGTCACGGATGTATCAAAAGGTTGTCCGGCCCCTCGAACTGGACCTAACCAACGGCTTCCGCAACATTCAATTGGATGAGGTCGACCAATACGCCAGGAATCTTGACTTTGGAAAATGGGGTCAGCCCATGTCCAGCCAAGAGTCAGGCGACCGGGCTGGCTTGTTGTCCCCCCGGGAAGTTTTGCCTATCCGCTCTCCTTCACCCGGACCGTTCGCCCTGCTTTCCCCGGGTCAGTTTGCTATTGGAGCTGATGGGTGGAAATATATGCATCATGCTTCACGCCTGCACTCTTTGGCCTCGATTTCGACACCAGATATAGACTCGGTTTCGAATTCTGATTTTGATTACAAGGCGTTCCAGTTCTTTGACGATCAAGTTGGCGACGGGGAGCATTCTGCGGTAGA GACCGATAAGTACATAAGATGGAAATCTGAATACGGACAGGTCTACAAGAAATTCGTTGGGAGGTACCTTCAGGACCCTCCATCACAACCAGTCAAGATCGCAGTTCTCGACACTGGCATTGACAGAGACCATTTCGTCTTTGAAGCCCGCGAGGAGAACCTAAAAGGCAAGAAGAACTGTTACAACGAATCTCAGAAGAACGTGCCAGATACCCATGGGCATGGAACCTTTACCGCGAACCTTATTCTGGACTATGCTCCAGATGCTAGCCTCTACGTTATTAAGATCGCCGACAAGGGGAATACGAGACCAGACGCGAAGATCGTGGCCAAC GCCATCAATCATGCTATAGATAAGTGGGATGTTGATATCATCTCCATGTCGTTTGGGTGGCCGTCCTCCGACTTTGACGGCTACAATGCTCTTCAAGCCGCAATCGACAAGGCAATATCTAGGAAAGTACTCATGTTTGCTGCGGCCGCCAACTCCGGTGGTCGACTAGGCCGGGCATACCCAGCCAGCAGCTCACAAGTCATCTGCGTGCACTCGACCAATACAAACGGGAGTGCGTCTGACTTTAGCCCGACGGCCGAGcccaacgccatcaacatTGCGACGGTGGGTGAATCGGTCCAGTCAGCGTGGCCCATGCTGCTCTGCCAGAACAATAACGCAGACTACTTGAAGTCCCGGTCCGGCACATCGTACGCGACTCCCATTGTTGCGGGCATGGCGGCGTTTCTGCTGCAGTATGCGCGTCTGCATCTTTCTGAGGGCGAGGCACTGGCGCTGAAGCggagggagaagatggaggcacTGCTAAGGAGGTGCGCTGTGCGAGGGCCGAGTTACCAGCCCAGGGATGGGTACTTCTTTGTTCATTTGAGTTTGGATAAGCATAACCTGTTTGGAGGGGAGCTGGATTGGGTCAGTTATGAGATTTCAAGGGCATTAAAGACATAG
- a CDS encoding HET domain-containing protein, translating into MRLLHTTNLELVSFIGKPMEERPLYAILSHTWKDDEFLFEEARNGVSQYLQNPRTGLRKILNACEKARQNKLDYIWVDTCCIDKSSSSELSEAINSMFKWYKESADCYVFMDDVSLREDGTMQNFEKSRWFTRGWTLQELIAPHGLIFFDADWKYMCRRDQVASRLEEITGITRSILQRAHAVPPRETPLFPNLRQLCPGCGQDDDVKRELAEEPISRKMGWAAYRKTTRPEDTSYCLLGLFDINMPLLYGEGKNAFWRLQEEILKQSPDQSILTWTASTSGGVNKPYLAELPSAFQFDVRRPEKTLLERGDIIATARGLEIDVLLGPCSIHDKKNKSPISERLQFIAILSCAVAPHPLPRVAIFVEPLTPGALNTAYSRVHTHLLILLHPSAEPLVLSTNFRDGVIKVKNTAGMWHFD; encoded by the coding sequence ATGCGGCTCCTTCATACCACAAACCTCGAGCTCGTATCCTTCATTGGAAAACCAATGGAAGAGCGGCCTCTCTACGCGATCCTCTCCCACACGTGGAAGGATGATGAATTCCTctttgaagaagctcgaAATGGTGTCAGTCAGTATTTGCAAAATCCCAGGACGGGCCTGCGGAAAATCCTCAATGCCTGCGAGAAGGCGAGACAGAACAAACTAGACTACATCTGGGTCGACACCTGCTGCATCGACAAATCCAGCAGCTCAGAGCTGTCCGAGGCTATTAATTCCATGTTCAAGTGGTACAAGGAATCCGCGGACTGCTACGTGTTTATGGATGATGTCTCGCTCCGAGAAGATGGAACCATGCAAAACTTTGAAAAGAGTCGCTGGTTCACCCGCGGCTGGACCTTACAGGAGCTCATCGCCCCTCACGGACTGATTTTTTTCGACGCTGATTGGAAGTACATGTGTAGAAGGGATCAGGTGGCTTCCAGACTTGAGGAGATCACTGGAATCACTAGAAGCATTTTGCAGAGGGCACACGCCGTCCCCCCTCGGGAGACTCCTCTGTTTCCGAACCTCAGACAGCTATGCCCGGGATGCGgccaggatgatgatgtgaagAGGGAACTAGCGGAGGAGCCCATCTCGAGAAAAATGGGATGGGCGGCTTACCGAAAAACCACCCGCCCGGAGGACACATCGTACTGCCTACTGGGTTTGTTCGACATCAACATGCCTCTCCTCTATGGCGAAGGTAAAAACGCTTTCTGGCGACTCCAAGAGGAGATCTTGAAACAAAGTCCAGACCAATCCATCTTGACTTGGACAGCGAGCACTTCCGGCGGAGTTAATAAGCCATATCTGGCCGAATTGCCGTCTGCATTCCAGTTTGACGTCCGACGACCAGAAAAGACCCTCCTCGAACGAGGCGACATCATCGCAACAGCGAGGGGTCTGGAAATCGACGTCCTGCTTGGGCCTTGCTCTATTCATGACAAAAAGAACAAAAGTCCCATATCGGAACGACTGCAGTTTATAGCCATTCTCAGCTGTGCTGTGGCTCCGCATCCTCTTCCCCGGGTTGCTATATTCGTGGAACCTCTGACTCCTGGGGCTTTGAATACAGCATATTCGAGAGTCCACACTCACCTTCTGATCCTGCTGCACCCTTCAGCTGAACCTTTGGTCTTGTCAACTAATTTCCGAGATGGCGTCATAAAAGTCAAGAACACAGCTGGTATGTGGCACTTTGATTAA